Genomic window (Corallococcus caeni):
GGCCGGCGCGCAGCCGTCCGGCGCCACGTTGTCCCGCGACGCGCGCACGGCGCCGCCACCGCTCGGCGTGCACCCGCCCCACAGTCCCAATGCCAGACACAGTCCGGCCCACCGGCCCAGGCTCCGCACCACTTCCATGTCATCCACTCCCCGTGCTCCCGGAAGGGGGCCACACCGGCCGGCCCGGGAGCTACGAACGACCCCATCATGCGCACGCCCGGGCTGGATGTCCGGGTCCGTGCGAGAGGGCAGGGGAGGGGAGGGCGCTTCAGCGCTGGATGAGACCGCGAGCACCTTCGATGCGCTGCGCGTCGGTCCGTGCCTCCTGCTGCTTGCGAGGCGTGGGCACGTCCAGTCCGCGCTGCGAGGCGGGGCGGTTCTCGATGGCGGCCAGCCACCGCTGCACCCCGGGCAGGCCGTCCACGGACACGCCGGCCCAGTCGTGCGAGCGCACCCACGCCCAGTTCGCGATGTCCGCGATGCTGTAGTCCCCGGCCAGGTACTCGTGGTCCTTCAGCCGGCTCTCCAGCACCGTGTAGAGGCGGCGCGTCTCGTTCTGGTACCGGTCGATGGCGGGCTGGAGCTTCTCCGGGAAGTAGCGGAAGAACACGTTG
Coding sequences:
- a CDS encoding glutathione S-transferase family protein: MIDLYTWGTPNGFKVSVALEELALPYTVHALDISTGVQKQPAFLAINPNGRIPAIVDRAEGDFAVFESGAILIYLAEKTGRLMPTDAKGRSRVIQWLMFQMAGVGPMQGQANVFFRYFPEKLQPAIDRYQNETRRLYTVLESRLKDHEYLAGDYSIADIANWAWVRSHDWAGVSVDGLPGVQRWLAAIENRPASQRGLDVPTPRKQQEARTDAQRIEGARGLIQR